Proteins from a genomic interval of Staphylococcus debuckii:
- a CDS encoding ribonuclease HI family protein: MAKIYFDAAVKGNPGPASVAVVIAEESEHQIYTKDIPSTDNHSAEWEAFIYALECAKAQHVETALVATDSKLVADTLEKGFTKNEKFKAYLLEAAKKMKDFDLCLINWIPRAQNKEANHHAQQALYQQLK; encoded by the coding sequence ATGGCTAAAATATATTTTGATGCAGCTGTTAAAGGAAATCCAGGGCCTGCTTCAGTTGCGGTTGTGATTGCAGAGGAATCTGAACATCAAATCTATACGAAAGACATCCCTTCAACAGATAACCATTCTGCTGAGTGGGAAGCCTTTATCTACGCGCTTGAATGTGCAAAAGCACAGCATGTAGAGACAGCTTTAGTTGCGACTGATTCAAAATTAGTTGCAGACACTTTGGAAAAAGGCTTTACAAAAAATGAAAAGTTTAAAGCTTATTTATTAGAAGCCGCTAAAAAAATGAAAGATTTTGATCTGTGTTTGATTAATTGGATACCGCGCGCTCAAAATAAAGAAGCGAATCACCATGCCCAACAAGCTCTATATCAGCAATTAAAATAA
- a CDS encoding queuosine precursor transporter → MFYNEIMGIIAFLVTFTLMVTMFRLFGKQGLMAWVAMGTIIANIQVIKTVDIFAISATLGNVMFASIYLATDILNDIYGRKVAKRAVWMGFTSSLIMIILMQLSLHFIPAPEDMSQKALSTIFNIVPRIALGSIIAYIIGQHIDVFIFNAIKKVFKSDRTFIVRAYGSTILSSIIDTALFVCIAFIGLLPGNAVFEIFITTYVLKLVATIFNVPFGYLAKSMYRKGKIQAKDEGY, encoded by the coding sequence ATGTTTTATAATGAAATAATGGGAATTATTGCATTCCTAGTTACCTTTACGTTAATGGTAACGATGTTTAGATTATTTGGAAAGCAAGGCTTAATGGCTTGGGTAGCAATGGGAACGATCATTGCCAATATTCAAGTAATCAAAACAGTAGATATCTTTGCGATATCCGCCACTTTAGGTAATGTCATGTTTGCTTCGATTTATTTAGCAACTGATATTTTAAATGATATTTATGGCAGAAAAGTAGCGAAACGTGCAGTTTGGATGGGCTTTACCTCTTCATTAATTATGATTATTCTAATGCAGCTGTCATTGCATTTCATCCCTGCTCCAGAAGACATGTCTCAAAAGGCCCTCAGTACAATCTTTAATATTGTGCCGAGAATTGCGCTAGGCTCGATTATTGCTTATATCATTGGTCAGCATATTGACGTCTTTATTTTTAATGCTATTAAGAAAGTCTTTAAGTCAGATCGTACTTTTATTGTCAGAGCATATGGCAGTACTATTTTAAGTTCTATTATTGATACAGCATTATTTGTCTGTATCGCCTTTATTGGATTATTGCCAGGAAATGCGGTTTTTGAAATATTTATCACTACTTATGTCTTGAAACTTGTAGCTACTATCTTCAATGTGCCTTTCGGTTATCTTGCGAAATCAATGTATAGAAAAGGTAAAATTCAAGCGAAAGATGAAGGTTATTAA
- a CDS encoding zinc-finger domain-containing protein, producing MTIIFTKSEKQALDSIDELLNTYCKNCELKLYNRKENGKTYAHHFCIEECSVGKQIKQFGNELQ from the coding sequence GTGACGATTATTTTTACTAAATCTGAAAAGCAAGCCCTTGATTCTATTGATGAACTGCTGAATACTTATTGCAAGAATTGTGAACTTAAATTATATAATCGCAAAGAAAATGGTAAAACCTATGCCCATCATTTTTGCATAGAAGAGTGCTCAGTAGGTAAACAAATCAAGCAGTTTGGAAACGAATTACAATAA
- a CDS encoding 5'-3' exonuclease: MSNKVLLVDGMALLFRHFYATSIHHQYMRNREGVPTNGVQGFIRHIFSAIEDIQPTHIAVCWDMGQQTFRNEVFTAYKQHRPAPPEELRPQFDLVKEMSEALGFINVGVQNYEADDVIGTLSRHLSKENEIYIVTGDKDILQCINPNVQVWLTKKGFNIYNQYDLERYQQEYNLNPLQLIDIKAFMGDSADGYPGVKGIGEKTALKLIQQYQSVENVIQHIEDLTPAQQKKIISHMDDLKLSKQLAEIHTEVPLDIESLFNQMQYQVDYINAIQVCDEHDLKVSSKYINREFMPF; encoded by the coding sequence ATGAGTAACAAAGTACTACTTGTAGATGGAATGGCGTTATTATTTCGCCATTTCTATGCTACAAGTATCCATCATCAATATATGAGAAATAGAGAAGGCGTACCTACAAATGGGGTACAAGGCTTTATCAGACATATCTTTTCTGCTATAGAGGACATCCAACCAACACACATTGCTGTTTGTTGGGATATGGGACAACAAACTTTCAGAAATGAAGTTTTTACGGCTTATAAACAACACCGTCCAGCTCCTCCTGAAGAACTCAGACCGCAATTTGATTTAGTGAAAGAAATGTCAGAAGCACTTGGTTTTATTAATGTAGGAGTACAAAATTATGAGGCAGATGATGTAATCGGAACTTTAAGTCGCCATTTATCTAAAGAGAATGAGATCTACATCGTAACCGGAGATAAAGATATTCTGCAATGTATTAATCCAAATGTTCAAGTCTGGCTGACTAAAAAAGGTTTCAATATTTACAACCAATACGATTTAGAACGCTATCAGCAAGAATATAATTTGAATCCGCTTCAACTCATTGATATTAAAGCCTTCATGGGGGACAGCGCAGACGGATACCCTGGTGTGAAAGGAATCGGTGAGAAAACGGCACTTAAACTGATTCAACAATATCAGTCGGTCGAAAATGTCATTCAACATATTGAAGATTTAACGCCTGCACAACAAAAGAAAATTATCAGTCATATGGATGACCTCAAGTTATCCAAGCAGCTTGCCGAAATACACACCGAAGTACCGTTAGATATCGAGTCTTTATTTAATCAAATGCAATATCAAGTCGATTATATCAACGCGATACAAGTGTGCGATGAACATGATTTGAAAGTTTCAAGTAAATATATTAATAGAGAATTTATGCCATTCTAA